The Lycium barbarum isolate Lr01 chromosome 12, ASM1917538v2, whole genome shotgun sequence genome includes a region encoding these proteins:
- the LOC132622758 gene encoding isovalerate--CoA ligase AAE2-like, translating to MQELHFAVPMAGAVLCNLNTRHDSAMISVLLRHSEAKVIFVDQQFLQLAQGALNIITNEKETLPLLVLIPQSDNSSPSSVNSSTHEYESLLESGKSEFAIRWPISELDPISINYTSGTTSQPKGVIFNHRGAYLNSIATFMIHEMSSWPVYLWTVPMFHSNGWSLAWGLAAIGGTSICLRKVSPKLIFERIAEDKVTHMGGAPTVLNMIVNSTVSDRKPLPCKVNIMTGGSSPPPEILSKMEELGFQVHHLYGITEIHGPGIYCLWKTEWDSLPPKEKYELKARQGVQNLCVEAADIIDPITMEKVPADGKTMGEIVFRGNTVMSGYLKDVEATKLAFKGGWFHTGDLAVKHPDGYIEVKDRLKDIIISGGENISTVEVESILYSHPAVLEAAVVARPDNHWGQTPCAFVKLKDGFNVDNQEIINFCRDNLPHYMAPRTVIFKDLPRNSTGKIQKVMLREKAKALGSLF from the coding sequence ATGCAAGAGCTGCATTTTGCAGTGCCAATGGCTGGTGCTGTTCTTTGTAATTTAAATACACGTCATGATTCAGCTATGATATCAGTACTTCTCAGACATTCAGAAGCAAAAGTCATATTTGTGGATCAACAATTTCTCCAACTTGCTCAAGGAGCACTAAATATTATCACTAATGAAAAAGAAACACTGCCTCTTCTCGTTCTAATCCCTCAATCTGACAATTCTTCTCCTAGTAGTGTTAACTCTAGTACTCATGAATATGAAAGCCTCCTTGAAAGTGGGAAAAGCGAATTTGCTATAAGGTGGCCGATAAGTGAACTTGACCCTATTAGTATTAACTATACTTCTGGAACAACATCGCAACCCAAAGGAGTTATTTTCAATCACAGAGGCGCATATCTCAATTCCATTGCTACATTTATGATTCATGAGATGAGTTCATGGCCTGTTTACCTTTGGACTGTCCCAATGTTTCACTCCAACGGGTGGTCCCTGGCTTGGGGTCTAGCAGCAATTGGTGGCACAAGTATTTGCCTTAGAAAAGTTTCTCCAAAACTCATATTTGAAAGAATAGCAGAGGATAAGGTCACACATATGGGCGGGGCACCAACTGTTCTAAACATGATAGTGAATTCTACGGTAAGTGACAGAAAACCACTTCCATGCAAGGTTAACATAATGACAGGTGGTTCGTCACCACCTCCAGAAATCCTTTCCAAAATGGAGGAACTCGGGTTTCAAGTACATCACTTATATGGAATAACAGAGATACATGGTCCAGGTATATATTGCTTGTGGAAGACTGAGTGGGATTCTTTGCCTCCAAAAGAAAAGTACGAATTGAAAGCAAGACAAGGAGTGCAAAATCTTTGTGTAGAGGCAGCGGATATAATAGATCCTATAACAATGGAAAAGGTACCAGCAGATGGCAAGACAATGGGTGAAATTGTGTTTAGAGGAAATACCGTAATGAGCGGATATTTAAAAGATGTAGAAGCAACAAAACTAGCTTTTAAAGGTGGATGGTTTCATACCGGTGATTTGGCTGTTAAACATCCTGATGGATACATAGAAGTTAAGGACAGATTGAAAGACATTATCATTTCTGGTGGAGAAAACATAAGCACGGTCGAGGTGGAAAGCATTTTGTATAGTCATCCAGCAGTTCTTGAAGCAGCAGTAGTCGCGCGACCAGATAATCACTGGGGGCAGACACCTTGTGCATTTGTGAAGTTGAAGGATGGTTTCAATGTTGATAATCAAGAAATTATCAACTTTTGCAGGGATAATTTGCCTCATTACATGGCGCCTCGAACTGTCATCTTTAAAGATCTCCCAAGAAATTCAACTGGCAAGATACAGAAAGTCATGTTAAGGGAGAAAGCCAAAGCCTTGGGCAGTCTTTtctga
- the LOC132622704 gene encoding butanoate--CoA ligase AAE1-like: MNPFFNISKFSGWLYSLNRVRVHPILSHRPRYLCQISENNLETHPWQSMEGLMRCSANYFPLTPISFLDRAAKVFRDRTSVVYGSSVKYTWQETYNRCLKLASALSRLGISRGDVVATLAPNVPAVQELHFAVPMAGAVLCTLNTRHDSAMVSVLLRHSEAKIIFVDQQLFEVAQGALDLLTDSKTKPLLVLIPDPENLPPPVATSNVQEYQTLLESGRNDFAIKWPLTEFDPISVNYTSGTTSHPKGVVYNHRGAYLNAIATPYTHEMGSMPTYLWTVPMFHCNGWSLTWGVAALGGTNVCLRRVSPKDIFENISLHKVTHMSAAPTVLNMIVNSPKSDRKPLPHKVEITTGGSPPPPHIISKMEELGFSVSHIYGLTEIHGPCTSCLRKPEWESLPPDERFALKARQGVEHFFTQGIDIRDPDTMEKVPDDGKTLGEIMIRGNTVMSGYLKNVKATEEAFRGGWFHTGDLAVRHGDGYIEVKDRMKDIIISGGENICSVEVEGVLLSHPAVLEAAVVARPDDHWGQTPCAFVKLKEGFSVGSEEIINFCREHLPHYMAPRTVIFGDLPTTSTGKIQKFILREKAKALGSLCKIESEVAV; encoded by the exons ATGAATCCTTTCTTCAATATTTCAAAATTCAGTGGGTGGTTATATTCTTTAAACAGAGTTCGAGTTCACCCCATTTTGAGTCATAGGCCTCGTTATCTGTGCCAAATTAGTGAGAATAATCTTGAAACTCATCCATGGCAATCCATGGAGGGACTAATGAGATGTTCTGCCAATTATTTTCCTTTGACACCCATTAGTTTCTTGGATAGAGCAGCTAAGGTTTTTAGAGACAGAACTTCAGTTGTGTATGGTTCTTCTGTTAAGTACACTTGGCAAGAGACTTATAACAGGTGTTTAAAGCTGGCTTCTGCTTTGTCCCGGTTGGGTATTTCTCGTGGAGATGTT GTTGCAACACTAGCCCCTAATGTACCTGCAGTGCAAGAGTTGCATTTCGCAGTGCCAATGGCAGGAGCAGTGCTTTGTACGTTGAATACACGCCATGATTCAGCTATGGTATCAGTCCTCCTAAGACATTCAGAAGCTAAGATCATTTTCGTTGACCAACAGTTGTTTGAAGTTGCTCAAGGAGCACTGGATCTTCTTACAGATTCCAAAACAAAACCTCTTCTAGTATTAATTCCTGATCCTGAAAACCTCCCTCCTCCCGTTGCTACTTCCAACGTTCAGGAATATCAGACTCTTCTGGAAAGTGGACGTAATGATTTTGCTATCAAGTGGCCGTTAACTGAATTTGACCCTATTAGTGTCAACTATACTTCTGGGACAACTTCACATCCTAAAGGAGTCGTTTACAATCATAGAGGTGCATATCTCAATGCTATTGCTACTCCTTATACTCATGAGATGGGCTCTATGCCTACTTATCTTTGGACTGTTCCAATGTTTCACTGCAATGGATGGAGCCTTACTTGGGGCGTGGCTGCACTTGGTGGCACTAATGTTTGCCTAAGACGTGTCTCTCCGAAGGACATTTTCGAGAATATATCCCTCCACAAGGTCACACATATGAGTGCTGCACCAACAGTCTTGAATATGATAGTAAATTCACCAAAAAGTGACCGCAAACCACTTCCTCACAAGGTTGAAATAACGACAGGTGGTTCACCACCGCCTCCTCATATCATTTCCAAGATGGAGGAGTTAGGTTTTTCGGTATCTCATATATATGGGCTCACGGAGATTCATGGTCCTTGCACATCTTGCCTTCGTAAGCCAGAGTGGGAATCATTACCTCCTGATGAACGATTTGCTCTGAAAGCAAGACAAGGAGTGGAGCATTTTTTCACGCAGGGAATTGACATAAGAGATCCCGACACGATGGAGAAGGTGCCGGATGATGGCAAGACCCTTGGAGAAATTATGATTAGAGGAAACACTGTAATGAGTGGATACTTAAAAAATGTTAAAGCAACAGAAGAAGCGTTTAGAGGTGGATGGTTTCATACTGGTGATCTTGCTGTGAGACATGGAGATGGCTACATTGAAGTTAAGGACCGGATGAAGGACATTATAATCTCTGGAGGTGAAAATATTTGCTCGGTTGAGGTGGAAGGGGTTTTGCTCAGTCATCCCGCAGTCCTTGAAGCAGCTGTAGTAGCAAGGCCAGATGATCACTGGGGGCAGACGCCTTGTGCATTCGTGAAGTTGAAGGAGGGATTTAGTGTTGGTTCTGAAGAAATAATCAACTTTTGTCGGGAACATTTACCTCATTATATGGCTCCTCGGACAGTTATTTTTGGAGATCTACCAACAACGTCTACTGGCAAGATACAAAAGTTTATCCTAAGGGAAAAAGCAAAAGCCTTAGGCAGTCTTTGTAAAATCGAAAGCGAGGTTGCAGTCTGA